AATAACTCTCATACACGAACTGATTTGCTTAGTTCGCAAACTGGTCGATTTTGAGATATTCCAGGACGTTATTTCTTTCAATTATGCAGTTCGTGAAATGGTGTATTTTTAAAGTTTTCTGTACACCTTTTGTATTCAAGTACACAAATAGTTTTGGACAGTTCACCAAATTGTTAAATACAAAGTATTCTTGAGTTATGAGACGACTATTTGTTCACAAATTGTTTTGGATAGTTAACGAATTGTTTTCAGACTTGTAATATTATGTTTGTCGGTTTCAGAATCATTATTCTTGGAAAACCACTTGTGCACTATGTATACTTACGATTGCGCatatcttctttgtgattcaagacaaacttctcacatgcttacatgaacaaTCTATATGGAGAAGTTCAGCTTACTTGGTTACAAAGTAATTCGTAAACATGAAAACTAGTTCACGGACCTAGCTTTGTTTGTAAGCTACCAAGCCTTGTTTATCAACATAAATCATTGCACACTAGAATCTCAATCCTCGCATTAATATGTCTTAGTTacggctagagtcgtcctcttaaAAAACTATATTAGCTTACGATTTTGAAAGACTTCactaagggattcgtgaatcccgatcagactatcttttacctgatagttattGTTATcaggatcttgttcttattgattattATAACTTATGAATTATAGATCcgaaacaagatagatagaaatcacaaggtactattcgtcttagactttgtgattccacgagaTAAATATCCAAATCACTTCTGGTATTTTTCTTATGAACTGGAACTGATTAGGCATCTCTATaagttttgaagaaaataagTTGTCTTAATAGTTAAGTTTGCGTGATATATTTTTTCCTTGAAGATCCCTCATGAGCATATAGACTTTTGtatctttattgaatatctttctgAAGGGAAATTAAATAGGTTTTCTGTTAGAGAGAGAATAGTCAAAAAAGTCTTCACTTATGTTGAAGCAACTCCTAGGCTTGTGAATgatatcagttaagggaatcgTGTTACGTAGGGTCTTGCGAGATCCAAGAGACTTAAAGGACCACACCTGAAGTTGAGTTGCTCGTAAGGTCGATtcaatctcaactacattccaggccAAAGTCTGATAGTTGGCTTGTGTCTGcaacgtcttaatacagtgtggttttcaagttctggactaagtcccagggttttctgcatattgcagttttcctcgttaacaaaatttctggtgtcttgtattatttcttttcagtattatattgtttatctttagaaGTATCGCAAGTAGTACGTTAAACAACCTAGATAGTTTTTAAGCCTAACAAGAgttattcttgagaatttgtatgtTGAAATAAAGATTGGAAGACTTACTCTTATTAGAATTCGGTACTTATGACAATTGGAGTACATACTAGGTTGttgcttggatattgatttttgagatcgtccaaataGAACTTGTCTACATATCAGGTATCAGATATTTCCTATTGATATGTGCTACTGATTGTGACAAGTTTGCCCATAAAAGTTTTCGTACAAAAGGTTGATATACTTGGTATCCTTTGTTTTTCACATAGATACCTAATCATGATTAAATGAcaaaaattaatattttaattaactAACTTTTTAGAGAACGATTGCTGATAGATTTATCTCCACCGCGTCAGTTAGTCATACCAATAACCACGTCAGTATAATAGTTGCTCAACTATTATGTTGTAGCTGGTCATTTAACATTTTTGTAAATCTCATATTCACAATGACTGATGTTTTCCGTGGGCCTCATAGTTTCCATGCATAACTCATCATtcccacacacacacaaaaatgaagaaaaatgttATTGCTAATTATGTACTACACCATTTGCTCTAcaagaaacctattataggggctctAAATATTGAGTTTTGATGGCTCACAAGATGACAAAATCGGGTTatgaaatagtaatcaacaaaaccccatatccaactattttttgtAGCGGCTAAATTACCCTGCAtgaattataaaattaaatttattaccttctccttctcttttcattcataaatcatgatgaagatgatgattataatttcatcatgttgaagatgatgatcatatacaaaatactaaatctattatcttctccttctcttttcattcatgaatcatgatgaagatgaggatcaTAAAAATACcttattattcttctttctccttttttATTTTCCGTCGTGATAAAGAAGAcgatcacaaaaagaaaaaactaagaaaacccatcacttatttttgcttttgaaaacCCCCAACTTTGAACAATAAGCTAAcctacggttgggaaaattcaTAGTTCCCATCCGTACGTACAAGTTACGGTATGGAAGTATGATTTTTTCAAACCGTATGATTTTTGAACCCAAAATATACAGTTTGGAGTTCTTAACTCCAAACCGTAGATGACATACGGTTGGGTTTCCCAACCGTAGACCGTAGATACAGCGTACGGTTGGGAAACCCAACCGTAGACAGTTCTGAAActattttttcaaaaacctaattcgaTCGATTCCGCCTATCCATGCATTAAAACTAATGAAATAAGAtgggtttttttgatttttacctTATTAAAGTCATTGTGGGTGGATTAAGTGGTGTTAACCGaaaatgaattattttgagaattgatGATTAATCGAAGAAATAGGCGATGGAGGTGGtggggaagaagaaaatggaagagttaaaaggagaggaatgaaaacgagttagttttaggtttcaatatttaataggttaaggatatttttagtatttttcttatgAATTAGGTCCCCTTATCTTTATTGTAGGATATTTGAATCTTTAGGAGCCCTCAACACTCTTTTCTTTGAGCATACACCATCCCTAATCACCGAGGTAAATGCAGCAGAGTTGATGCCATTGATTGGCGTTCGAGTTACCAAAATCACCTTAATCAAGTCAGAAACGGCGGTTAATAATAAATGATCGACATAGGCTATCATCGTCATTATTAATTAGGTTAAGATAGATAGATACTAAGCAACTTAATTCACCAACTAACCAAACGGTAACTACTATTACCTGAATCATTACAATCATTTTCTTTACTAAATCTCAACCATTAAATTAAAAACGCGTCAGCTATATTAAAAATCAGGTCAATTAATCTAACGATCACAAATCTTTCGCTACATCAACTCTTTTCCTCTTCTCTGTGTATAAacaactctttcttcttcttcactttcagaTTTTCGTCTTTCACCATTTCTCTTTCTCAGAGAGAAAAATTCAGTCTTGTTGATTGAATTTGAATTGAATTTTCAGCTTAATATAGAAGTAATGGATTTTTGATAAGGTTAAAATGAACTGATTTCTATTCAttcttttttctcatttttagggtttttcttgtGTTGTAGTTATTTTGAGGATTTTTGTGCTTAGATTCTGAATTATATGAGGGCTTTGGATCTTAAGGCGTTTTTATTTACTGGGTTTTAAATATtgtttgatttcttctttaattggtgATTTCAGTGTTATTGGATGTTTCAAGGAGGAGCAATCTTGTTGTTATCGTTATAGCGGATCGTTGGCAGTAATTGATTGTTCAAATGTGGAAAAAggtactttatttttggacttcgaTTTCGATTTAGATTTGATCAATTTTGGGAAATTTAAGTGGTAAGGTAGTGAGGAAATGTAACCCTAATTTATAgagtacttgattttttttaggtgatAAGTGAAGAACTAAGATATCGGATCGATTCATTTTATTGTTTTGCTTATTGATTGTAAAATAAAGCTAAAGAATGGGTGAAGTGGATAGTATTGAACTGAAATTCAGAATTTTTGATGGTACGGATATTGCTCATACGAATTACGCTTCTACTACTACTGTTGCAACTCTCAAGGAACGTCTTGTTGCACAATGGCCTCAAGGTTTGGAACTTTTCCATTTTACATTCTTTATTTCTAATGATTTGGACTTCATCGCGCATTTGCGTTCTTTATGTTTAAATGTTTTGGATTGGCTTGCTTCTAGAGTAGAGAACTGGGTGGGGTAAAGTTTATGGGATCATATTCACCTGGCATACTGATATGCTGTATACCGACTAACACTGGTACTAAGAATCTAAGGTTCTTTGTTATTCTCTTGGTGTCATTTTCACTCATGGTATGTGAGATCAGCACTCTTTGGAACGTCCTACGCACTGAAACCTGTTTTAGCTGCATGGAGGAATCTATGTACTGATGTTGATAGAATGGGAGGTTATGCAGGATATGGTTCACACACAAAGAAAGAAATATCATATGGCTCTTTATCTCTAGAAGGTCGAGTATGTAGACATGTAGCTGGATGAACCTTGTTGGTAATGAATCGGATACTTGTTTTATAGTTTGCTTGGCTTCAATAGCGTTGGTTAAAAGTAGTGGGTACTAGTTACTCTTTTTTCCACAGCCATTGGTTTTAGTTCAGTCTAGAATAAGCTTGTACCAACAACATTGAACAAATATTCCTTGTGACAAACTAAATGAAGTTTGTTGTAAACGTTTGTCTTTGATGTTATTGGAAAGTCGGACTCGGTGTCAtcatatatatgtattgctaaaCTTTGATAACACTGGAAGCTGAAGAAGTTGGAGAATCAAAATAAAGTTCTTGCTTTGCCTTGACCTTTTTCTTAACTAATACCATCATCTGTCAGCAAAAATAATCGTTTTTCTGTGCTCAACTGACCTTATGAGAAAGTCTCTACCctaacatggttatgctcatacatccttGTAAAAATGTGGGACATGTCACAAGGAAAGTGAGGACATATTTCGAGTCAGTTCAAAATTACAACTTTACATAGCTATTCACTGGAAATGAACGACTGAATTACCCTTACTCATGAACGTTTATATTTAAAGATTGTTCTGATTTGTTCAAATTTTGGATTGACTAGTTTTTAGACTTTTCCTCATTTCTACTTCAAGTGTTTCTGAAATGCATTTTGTTTTTGCAGATAAAACAGTCATTCCCAAGTCAGTAAATGATGTGAAACTCATATATGCTGGAAAAGTTTTGGAAAACACCAAGACACTTGCGGAATCCAGAATACCATTTGGTGACCTACCTGGTGGGGTTACCACAATGCATGTGGTGGTGCAACCTTCTTTAGCTAGAAAGAAGACAGGTATTAAGCTTTCCTGTCCTTTCCACATCTTGTTCAATTTTCGAGTTCTACAATTGCAAAGTCTCAAACTATGTTAAGATTGTTCAGTTTATGATCATTTTAGAGCTTCAGACAGTACACTTCGCTGGTCAACTTCAGTTATGCATTCCCAAGGGAAAATCAGCAGTGTTATTTCCCTGCAAAACTGTCTGAAATTCTGGAGTTTGatttatacttttaagagaaaaaagaaaatcttatgcAACATGGAATTGACTCAAGCTTAGTTCCAGACTGGATGACTTCTCATGTTCCTACAAATTTAATTGTGAATAAGCCCATTTGTCTAGCCAATAATGGAACAGAAACAATAATAAAAAGACGTACTTTCCTTCTTTCCATCTTTTCTTACTCTATTGACTTcactatgttttttgttttttctgttgTCAAAATAGATAAGAATCACGACGATATACCAAATCCAAAAGTGTGCTCCTGTACAATCCTTTAGTTGCAGAGTTGTGTTCCTCAAGCCCGACATTATACAGATGACAATCCCATTAGATATCTCTTCCGTTTTTCTTTATATCTTTTTGTGATTGCCAAACCATCAACAGTATCCAGGTATTCTTACTGTTGCCATCTCCATTTGTAGTTTTTATTGTCGTCATTGTTTGTTCTTGTTGGTCTCGGTGTTGTAATCATCTGTTATGAAGTGGTGATGTGAGGCTCAACAAAATATGTACTGCTTCCTAAATGCAATATATACATCGGAAAGCTCTTATTTCCATCCATCATTTTTATTGGAAGTTTTACAATTTGCTCAGGTTTAAATTTGCCTCAAACAGATCCAGGTTCCTTGTCCACAACTACTGATAACAAATATTGAGTCAGTACTGAAACCTGGATATTACATCTTTTGAttgttttatgtatttttctagtATCCAACTGGATTATTGCATGGTAATTCTGTCCCAGTTCAGATCCATAGAAGAAGTGGATGTAAAATGTTCTCTTGGTGCTTTTAGTTACTGGCAGATCCACTGAAATTTCACTCCTGAACTATAATTAGCGCTTCTCCTCCCCAGTATCATTGAGTCTCTTTGAACAGCCAACATATTATGCACTGATTATAACAGCTAATTACAGAAACCCATTGAATACCAACAAACGAAGTAATGAAGAACTGTTGGAgtcaattttcttttctttttttgcctCACAGGACTCTTTTACTATTCCAGTTGCATTGAACAAATACAATAGCTACAactaaacagaaaagaaaaacaaaacaaaaaatgtgAAAAGCTAGGTGAATTTAACAGTAAAATGAATGGTTCAAAAAGCCTATAATTTCAATCATCTTTGTGTAAGGTTAGGATGATTTACACGACGAAAAGGCCATCCTCTCAAAAGTTCAGCCTTTGCATCCTCTCCCAAGGTCCCCTGAAGGCTGTGTATGCTAAATATCAGGGTTCCAAAGCTGTGTGTTGGCTCTTCTGCACAAGGCATGCTTTGCATCCAACTAAAGACTCGCAGTAAAGGGAGGAATCAGATTTCCCATGCTTTGCATCCAACTAAATAATGTCATGCTGATCTCTATCAAAAAAAACAAGTTGAGATTCTTCGGAAGAGTCACCAAAGCAGTTCTCCTTTCCATAACTTCAAAACCAATGCATTCTCAGAACCCAAGCAAGAACCTGAATAAATCGCTCAGTGAGATAATGCCTTCCACGCGCTTGCTACCGGCCTCAACAATTACAAGCCGTCTCACCCCTGATGAAATGACAATgttaagaaattttttgaaaagaaacaagacTAGGAAAATAGAGGTACATTCAAGCCCTCTAGGATATAACACTCACCAGGATTGGCCAATCGCTCCATCACTTTATGAAGCGGATCAGAACGCAGACACATGTGACATCGCTGCCCATTGACGAAGCCATGAGGAGAACTTGCATCTTGGCCCAATTGCAGTGCCTACAAAGATCTTGATTATATGAGACTCCACCACCTGGTTAATACTTCCATTTGTATCGAATTTGCATCCCACAGTTTGACAATGTAGATTTCTAAAATATGAGgatcttcaaaagaaaaagaatttgtaGTCTTTGACAGATACTATTCTATCCACCACCCATATTGGATGTTTAACAGCATTTCAAGGAAAAGGATTCTACCAGATGTAAGATAAACCCAAAGGAAAATTTAGTGGAAAGAGATCCAATTCTGCAGGGAATAACAAGCTAGAGGATGGAAATCTAATCATCAATCATGATTAGGAGGATGCTAGTTTATGGTGTTACGTGCTAGTATAGGCGTGCACGTGACCCCCAAATAGCCATTGGATCATGGCATTCATCCTAAGAGTTCAACAGCCAGAGGATTAAAGCTCCTGGATGGGCATCACCCACGTCCAAAGCCATCGCGTAGGCCGCGAATAATCCACGATTAACTAGTGAGGTGTTCCTAGCACAGCTAAAAAGTTGCAACACTAGTTGCCTAACTAGTATTGCAATTGCTTGTCATGATAATTCTCACGTATCTTACCATATCACTTTCTCAAAACCGGTAATACAAGGTAAATATGTGAAAATGGTCATGACAAACAGATGTAATACTAATAATACAAGACAAAAGATGAGTGAAAATTTGACAGACCAGTAAGAAGAGAATGTTTACCTCTTATTTTTCCAATATTGTACAAGCACCCTATTGAGTAATCATAAAACTTTCGTCTGACAAGTGTTAGGACTTTACGACTGATGAGGAAGAGATTCCGGCTCATATAACCTTATGTGCTTGACTTGTTCACAAGACAACAATAAGTCTTCCCAATGTTAGTTACTTAAttgtttattttgtaattcggACATTGAAACTTTGGATCATTTTCTTTCGCATTGTAATTATGCTTGGGAAGTTTGGTGCTTCATCGTGGCTACTAGGATCTATTGGTCAGCAGTGGGAACTCTTTTACAACAATAGACTTGGAGAAACAATTCAAGAGCTTttggaagaagaacaaaggaagcaAATGAGTTGATTCAAAATGTTAAGGGATCAATCATTCTATGGACTTCGGAAGAAGATGTCATTGAAGGAATCTCAATAGAACAGGTGTTATATCATTGGGAAAGAGTGGTGCATACGTAATCCTGTATCAATGTTCTGAGATTCCAGTTTTGGAATTATTGTAGatactttttcttttaatatgACATTTCTTTaccacaaaaaacaaaaataagacgaGAAGGGTAAAATATAAATTTATGTCACATTCAAACAAGAAAAAGAGGTATACCTGGTAAATACTCATTTCATCTAGCTGAATCCGCGCATATGCTTTATCTTTAGCCAAAGCAGTAATGTCACTGTTAGATCATGAGAGTGTTACCCCTAAATTAGTTGCAAATAACTGGAAATATATAAAAATTTGATATACACTGCTTAATATTTGATCTTAAAAGCAGAACTATCTAGTACCTTCGAGAATAGATATCCAGTAGTGAGTCATTATCGTCAACTATTGGTATTGAACTAACTTGAGCTGCAAAGGTAGAAAATATATGAATACAATCTGAACAAAAACAAGAGACACAGTTGACAATTAAAGCAGAATAGTTTCATCCAAGTCTATCACATGGAACAACGACATAAACAATGTATTATAAATCCAGAGTCATAACACTTCATCTACAGCTAAAAGATGATTATTTCTGACCCTAATCATGCATTTGATCAAGAATAAGTTTAAAGGCTTGTACCGTATCATATTCGACATTATACTGCAAACTTTGAACCTTGCTTTAGTACAAAACATTAGGGCTTCAAAGATTAACTCAGAAACGAGAACTTACCCTGAATTAACAAGGACAGGGCCGAATAAAGAGATGCACTTGGTCTCAACATTGCCAAAGGTCGCCCATTAGATTCTCCAATTTTTGGCAGCCAAGTTCCCAAAGGAAATGAACAAATTGGCTGCTGCAGAATCGGCAATAAGCTGGAAGAATGTCTAAAATGCCTGCAAATACCTGGAAATTAGGAGACCAATTGGTCAGTAACAGTCTAGTATACAAAATACTGAGTCAAGAATAGAGCTTACATTTAAGAATTCCTGAAAGGGAAGCAATGTGTAGTAGCTGCGGAAATGAACCATCCTGTGAAGCGGAATGAATAATTGGAACTGTAGCCACatcattttgcataattttaactGAAAGATCCTTTAAGGAATCATATGGTCCCGCCTGTACATAACAAACAGTAAGATCAGAGGGTTATCTGAAGAACATCACAACCTTTCTGTAACTACTGAAATGTAAAAGTCTCTTCGTATATGAGAAAATCAGAGAAGGGAAATCGAATAAGGTAGATTGAAATGTAGGGCATGGAAGTTTCTAGGTTATAAACTGTATAACAAGTAATAACATTCCCTGAAGATGGAAAGTATTTACTACTGTGTCAGAAGGAGAACGCCGTTGTCTTGTTGATATGTTATGAGCCTTGACGGGCCTTACCAGCTAAGGCGCATCACCTTATTTTGGGTTTTGTTTTTATCTGATCAGTAACTAGGTGTTGAACTGTTAATATTTGGGAAGGGAGCCACCTGAAAAACTTACTTGGATAAGACGCCTAGGAAACACCCTTCCATTTCCGTCGGTTTGTCTTTTAATATGCATTTTCCCCTCTTTCCAGGCGGCTATAGTGTGTGTCTCGAGCTCTTCCTCTGTCAAATTTGATCCATGGCCAAGCTGCAACTTAAGGTGTCAGAAAGCAAATCAAGAAAGTCAGGAGTTCACACAATGAAAGCTTCTTAATGAAGCAGTTTTGTTTATCATTCATCTGATGAATATCGCTTATCCACTATATGTCTATATTCGTAAACTATGAAAACAAATTTTTACATGATTATAAAGATGCATGTATAGACAGATCTCCTCCTCATAATTGACAACTTGCTGAAAGAGCAACTTCAATACATGCCAACAttagaagaatatatatatatatccatggTAAAATTACAGATTTCCGACATACCTCTCTCAGGATTAACACAAAGTCTGATGCAGTAATAACTCCAACAAATTGCGCATTGCAGAAATCCCACAAAGGCGCCACGGTTATTCCCTGGAAATGAGCTTTGATTAAGAAAATGAAATATATCTAACTACTGTACTTGTCACAGAAGGTAGGTTCTCAATTCCCACTTAAACCACTCTACGGCTTCACAGACTACCTATAACCTGAACGGAATGCTAGTGGATTCCTAACGAAGAGAAAATACCTGCTCATAGAGTATGTGAAAAGCTTGCTTGACAGGTAAATTAACATCCAAAGCAATGACCTGCACCAATAAAGACATTAGAATCAGAATAATAAATATTTCCGACATCAGACCAGAATAAATACCAATATGCAGGGTCTAAGAAGGGGAAGTGAGGCATTCAAACCTTGCCTGACTCAGGGAGCAACTCGTAAGCTGTATGAGTCGACAAAAATACTGAAATGCGGCGACGAGAGACCTCCAAATCAACAGAAGAAACATTTGGCACTGCCTCCTGCAGTGTGTCATCAATTACTGTCACCTGTTCAAAAAATCAAAAGTAGCACACAATTTAGAATAATGTACCATGGTGTTTGAAATTAACAATCAAACTTACATGAAAAGAATAATTGTGGTGGATAGAATTTAGACTTATCACACTTTCAAGAGCCTCCTCATCCACATCCATATGGGATCTGGACCGAGGTGTCTCTGGAGCCAAGGTTAATGGAAACGGATCAGGTTCCCTAATTAGCCGCCTAATATTCACTATCCCATAATTCCCAGAAACAATAGGAAGACGCTCATCATGCCGCCACTCTCCATCAACAAAAAACTTGTACTGCGTGTGACAAGAACACATCAGTCTTCGTTGGTTATATCAGTTCATGGACAATTAGTATAATCGTCATAACAGCAACGAACTTTGTTAATTAATGTGCACGACTAATTAAAAGTTATTTGTCCGTACTAACCTGATGGTATCCTGGCGGTAAGCTGAGAATAGCCTGAAACACCAACGGGCAACCCTCCACCGGGGACATTGGTATAGACTCTGTCCACCTAAGTTAAGATTTACATAACATGCCCACATTCAAGATATATAAGCAGGGCACATACAAACAAATCCAAATTGTACAACACCCAAACATATTCAAAAATGGGACACCCATAACATACCGAAATTAGAAACATGCAAATTTAAGACACAGCTCACCTCGTGAAGGAGCCACTAATAAAAACACTTGTCCCACCATACGGCCAAACGAAACGTGCTGGAATTAAATTAACACCCGTAGCAGCTCCGACCGATGATTCCGACACAGAATCTGCTCCCAAAGAGTACATCCCTAATCTCAATTCACTGTATAATATAACTTCTTAATTCAATAACCCCAATTCTTCTCTTCTAACTATCACTTCTCACAAAAATCACCACTTACTCACATACTAACCACATTTTGAACATTGAAATCCAGAACCCAGGCTTTGATTTTCCTTCCAACAGGGATCCTCTACAATTAAGCAGAGGATCCCTTAGCAATTACACATCTCTCATTCAGATCCAAAACCACCTTATATGCAGAGATAAAACACATAAATTTTTCAACAATGAATCCTCAATTAAACTCAACACCCAAGTTCTATATTCGTTTTCAATCTCTAAATATCCAAATTACTCAATATTTGTTTTAAGAATTCAACAACATCTGGTTCTCTCAACCTTaacgaaaatcaaagaaaaaaaaaaggagatttTATGGAAACGGATAGATTCTATTCTATAGGgtaagataatcaaaaccctagatAATAAGACAGAGAAATAAGAACCGAATAAAATTGAATAGTCATGACATTGTTTGGATCTACGATGGTTTCAATGCTTCTTTGCCCGCTAACacaagaaaagagagagaaaattacaagacaaaaatgagaaatgaaaaaactaataataacataaaaaaaaataaagaggaGGAAACGTTTTGGACTGTGTTTGGCTTACACACAAACaaaagttttcctgcattttaaGGTAGAAAAAGGTGCTTTTAACGAAAATGATAGGGCACTCCAATCCACTAGTTACTTACTCCCTTCGACCGTTTTATTTCGGCAGAGTTTtggctttatttttttttattttttttttgaaaagaagaagTTTCATTATTAATAAACAGAAATTTTTCTTGGGTAACGAGTCCCCACCGAGTCATTCATAACAATTACATTAAGGAAATCAGGATGAGTGTGCTCCCGTATGTGGGTTGATGTTCTGTTACTGATTCCAATCCCGTGTTGTAATTGTTTTTTTGCTGCAAAGTCTGCAAGTCCATCCGCCGCTTGATTCGCTTCCCTATATGTGTGTGTTATCACATAAACCTGTAGTAAACGGAGATGTTGTTGTATTTCTTGTAGCAAAGTTCGTATGATCCAAGGCGCCTCAGAGGGGTCCTTCGAGACAAGTGTTAACAGCGCCGTTGAGTCCGTTTCGAATTGGATGGTGTTCCATTCTTTGATGGTCGCCATCCTCACAGCTAGTAGTAATGTCCATGTCTCTGCCACGATTGCTGTCGTTTTTCCAAGTGGTGTTGTCATAGCCATAATCACTGTACCAGCTAGTAGTAGTGTCCATGTTTGGCTTTAGTTCAGTAGGAAATATTAATAGGTCCTAAAAATAATAGTATTAGAgttagtttggtccagttgatccagtcaactgtctgtttggtcctttttaaaaatatttattattgtttggtccaGAAAAGTATTGTTTGGTCATAGGGTGCACAATACCCACGCGGGATGATGTCATCAATGATGTCACGGTCCTTTAATTGTGACGGAAATACCCTTTTTcacttttttctctctcctaatataaataaataaataaaaacttaaaatttaaatatcttttgaaccatatgtccaaaaatgataaattttatatcttcGGAAAGCCCTCAACGAGAGCTATCCAACGAGTACCATTGCCACTATATTTCGGTGCTTTTAATTTTTACCTTATTTTTTAGCTATaaaatgaactattataagaaTTCATTCTATAAAATGAACTACTATAATGAATAATTATGCTAATTAGTTCATTTTAAAAATTGAACTCTTAGGATTAAATAACATACTAATTCATTCTATAAAATGAACTATCATACGACTTCATTAGATGAAATGAACTGGTGTAATCAActattattacgagttcattctacaaaatgaacacctatcaagggttcattctacaatattaacTAGCTATATGA
Above is a genomic segment from Papaver somniferum cultivar HN1 chromosome 10, ASM357369v1, whole genome shotgun sequence containing:
- the LOC113318743 gene encoding membrane-anchored ubiquitin-fold protein 3-like isoform X3 encodes the protein MGEVDSIELKFRIFDGTDIAHTNYASTTTVATLKERLVAQWPQDKTVIPKSVNDVKLIYAGKVLENTKTLAESRIPFGDLPGGVTTMHVVVQPSLARKKTDKNHDDIPNPKVCSCTIL
- the LOC113318743 gene encoding membrane-anchored ubiquitin-fold protein 3-like isoform X1; translated protein: MGEVDSIELKFRIFDGTDIAHTNYASTTTVATLKERLVAQWPQALFGTSYALKPVLAAWRNLCTDVDRMGGYAGYGSHTKKEISYGSLSLEDKTVIPKSVNDVKLIYAGKVLENTKTLAESRIPFGDLPGGVTTMHVVVQPSLARKKTDKNHDDIPNPKVCSCTIL
- the LOC113318743 gene encoding membrane-anchored ubiquitin-fold protein 3-like isoform X2, with protein sequence MVRILLIRITLLLLLLQLSRNVLLHNGLKSRELGGVKFMGSYSPGILICCIPTNTGYGSHTKKEISYGSLSLEDKTVIPKSVNDVKLIYAGKVLENTKTLAESRIPFGDLPGGVTTMHVVVQPSLARKKTDKNHDDIPNPKVCSCTIL